The stretch of DNA gcctcagttacctcatctggaaaatgggggttaaaactgtgagcccctcaatcaatcaatcaatcaatcgtatttattgagcgcttactgtgtgcagagcactggactaagtacaagttggcaacatatagagacagtccctacccaacagtgggctccctcgtgggacaacctgatcaacttgtatcctccccagcgcttagaacagtgctttgcacacagtaagcgcttaataaatatgattattattatcattatctataattctatttatctgttttgatgctattgattcctgtctacttgttttgttgtctgcctcccccttctagactgtgagcccgtcgttgggcagggattgtctctatctgttgccaaatggtactttccaagcgcttagtccagtgctctgcacacagtaagcgctcaataaatacgactgaatgaacgaacccgcccagagtcacacagcaagcaactgacggAGCTGAGCTGAGAATCCaagtcctcccccaggcccttgctttttcgttcatttattcaatcgtatttatcgagcgcatactgtgtgcggagctccgtactaagcgcttgggagagtacgacacgacaataaacagacacgatcgcttcccacgacgagcttacagtctagagacgatgAACTGACGTtcggccatgctgattctcacacAACATGCCTCCTCCGAGTGGAGGACTTTACCAAGcccaatgtaagctccttgtggggaacaTATACTTCCCAActtgtgcgcttagtacagtgccctgcacacagtaagcactcaataaatacgattgatatagagCCATTATTCTGTACTTGCGAAGCACCGCACAAAacgagaacttaataaatgctagcacAACTAGTCACTTGGGctccattttttttcctgtttatcGTTTCTCCTTGGGCTCCATCCTTACTGTGCCAGCTTTTCTCAGGATAAGTAAaattgtaaaacgaggattaagattgtgagccccacgtgggacgacgtgatcaccttgtatccccccagcgcttagaacagtgctttgcacatagtaagcgcttaacaaatgccatcgttattattattattataagtcactacTCCTGCGCCTCCGGAAAATGGGGCCGCgtgaccagttctccctccttcgtAGATTGAGCCCTGCGTGGGTCGGGGACTTGGTCCcaactgattcacttgtatcgaCCCTCGCGCTTAGACCCGggctgagtgcttaataaatagcatataaAAATACCAtgtagagagaagggggaagaggtgcCCGTTCTCACGGGCCCTTAGATAAGCTGCCGTTTGGGCTCGGATGAGGATTTTGTACCAAGCGTCAACGAACGGGCCGCCGAAGGGCCATCTCCGCGGCAGGGATGATAGGGATGAACTCGATTTGGGCAGAGAAATTCCCTTCAATGCCGCCCATTCCCGCAGAACTAGGCCCCAGAGTCAGGGTAGAGCGTGGACTGCGGAATCGGTCaattgacggtatttattgagtgcttactacgtgcagagcactgaaccaagctcttgggagagtacaattcaacagagttggtaataataataataataataataataatggcatttgttaagcccttagtacgtgcaaagcactggggggatccaacgtgatcaagttgtcccacgtagggctcacagtcttaatccccatttttacagatgaggtaactgaggctcagagaagtgaagtgacttgcccaaggtcacacagcagacttgtggtggagctgggattcgaacccacgacctcacgaacccgggctttttccactgagccacgctgcttctctggtagacaatattccttgcccgcaacgagcttgcagtctcgaggggaaaacagacattaaccaatcaatgtactgagtgctcactacgtgcagggcactggactgagtgcttaggagaatacaagaaTTGGtaggctcactctgtgccaagcactgttctaagtgctgtgggggggatacagggtaatcaggtcacagtcttaatccccattttacagatgaggtcactgaggcccagagaaggtaagtgacttgcccgaagtcacacagccgacaagtggcagagccgggattagaacccgtgacctctgtctcccaagcccggcctctttccactgagccatgctctgtaataataataataataatataatgatagcattaattaagcgcttactatgtgcaaagcactgttctaagcgctggggctgttacaaggtgatcaggttgtcatatggggggctcacagtcttcatccccattttacagatgggatgctctgtaataataataatataatgatagcatttattaagcacttactatgtacaaagcactgttctacgcgccggggctgttacaaggtgatcaggttgtcccacgggggcctcacagtcttcatccccattttacagatgaggtcacggaggcccagagaagtcaagtgacttgcccaaggtcacacagcagacacgtggcggagccaggatttgaacccacgccctccgactccaaagcccgggctctttccacttgagccacgctgcttctctgtaccaccTGAAGTTggatgcttcctcctccctctgattctcGGCTAATTTTTCTTCCTacccaatcggtggtatttattgagcgctcaccgagtGCAGAACACAacactgagcgcctgggaggtgGCAATGCAGCAGTTtgtagatgttccctgcccacgggaagcttacagtctagacaaggagacagatgctaacatttcttttagactgtgagcccactgttgggtagggactgtctccatgtgttgccaatttgtacttcccaagcgcttagtacagtgctctgcacataataagcgctcaataactacgattgattgattgattgattgatttctagactgggagcccgtttctagactgggagcccggtgtcgggtcgggaccgtctctatctgttgccgacttgtacttcccaagcgcttggtacagtgctctgcacacaggaagcgctcaataaatacgattgaaggaatgaataaagaaatacattttggatatgcAGAAGTGCCcgtggggagaaaagggagcaaatccgaaggagaggaaatgacggctcagtcggggaaggctctTTGAGGAGATAttgtttggaagatggggagagtgagtgtctgtcatcaccatcatcaatcgtctttattgagcgcttactatgtgccgagcactgtactaagcgcttgggaagtacaaactggcaacatgacgatttggaagagggaggactttgcaggccagaggcgggatgagggcgagaggaggggagaagggttagGGGAGGGAAGTGTATGAGACGAGTTGGTTTAGGAAAgcggagaggtgaggtaggagggggcgaggtggttgactgctttaaagccgccGATGAGGAGCTTCTGTTGGATGCGGTGGACAATCACTGGGGATTCCTGGAAAGTTGGGAAACGTGGCCCGAATAGTTCCGTAGGAAAACGATCCGGATCTGGgatcctctccatcacccctcccctccctttcccacccaatCTCGTAGGTGAGAgaaaccatcatcatcctcatcatcatcgatcgtatttattaagcgcttactatgtgcagagcactggactaagcgcttgggaagtacaaatcggcaacatctagagacagtccctaccccacagtgggcttccagtctaaaagggggagacggagaacaaaaccaaacatactcacagaataaaataaatggaatagaaacCGGTTCCAGAGCCCGAGTACGGGGTGCAGATGGGCCCTAAACTCCGGTGACCCCCTAAATTTCTCCAGGGACAGGCTGGTAACAGTGTGACAGTGTGTCAGTGTGATAGCCGCTGAGGCGACGACGGCTCGGCccaggccctgggttcgaatcccaacctcctttggttggggggaggagggggctctgtccggCTGCGGACCCCCCGGCTAACCCAcccaataatcataattaataatcatatatgtaataataatcattataatcaatcaatcaaccgtatttattgagcgcttactgtgtgcagagcgctgtactaagcgcttgggaagtccaagttggcaacctatagagacggcccctacccaacagtgggctcacagtctaaaagggggagacagagaacaaaaccagagaacaaaaccaaacgtacaacaaaataaaatagatagaatagatatgtacaggtaaaataaataaataaataaataaataaatagagtaataataaataaataaatggagttttatatgtgtatatatttgtacatgtttattactctatttatttatttatttattttgcttgtacatgtctattctatttattttattttgttagtatgtttggttttgttcttctagactgtgagcccactgttgggtagggaccgtctctatatgttaccaacttgtacttcccaagcgcttagtacagtgctctgcacacagtaagcgctcaataaatatgattaattgattgattgattgataacaccgTGGCCACGGGCCAGGCCAAGAAAGAACGGCAGAACcatcgtggcctagcggatagaacatgggcccatcgaaccccggctctgccacttgtctgttgtgtgaccttggggaagtcaattcccttctcagcgtctcagttccctcctctgtaaaagggggatttttaaaaatggcatttattaagcacttactctgttcagagcactgttctaagcactggggaggttacaaggtgatcaggttgtcccacgggggggctcaaagtcttcacccccattttacagatgaggtcactgaggcccagagaagtgaagtgacttgcccaaagtcacacagctgacacttggtggggccgggatttgaacccatgacccctgactccaaagcccgggctctttccgctgagccacgctgctaagattgtgagccccagcgcttagtgcagtgcttcgcaaatagtaagcgcttctagactgtgagcccgttgttgggtagggaccgtctctatattttgccaacttggacttcccaagcgcttagtacagttctctgcccacaggaagcgctcaataaatacaattgaatgaatgaatgaagcgctaaccaaataccacaattattaacccgGCGTCCACCTGCATCTGCCAGCTCCTCCGGAATTcctggccctgctgcttttctgttgGTTTGCTCCCGACTTTCCCAGATTTCTTCTTTCCCTATGGACGACAGGGACTCCCTCAGTCCCACTTTTTGACAatcggtatttgtgaagcgcttactacgtgccaggcaccgtactaagcgctggggtagacgcaagctaatccggtcggacacggtccccatcccacccgaggctcacagtcttaatccccgatttGTAGAtgagtttgtacttcccaagcgtttagtacagtgctctgcccatagtaagcgctcaataaatacgattgaatgaatgaatgaggtaacagaggcacagggaagtgaaacgactcgcccaaagtcacagagcagacaaatggcggagtcgggattagaacccaggccctctgacccacttgggagagaagcagcgtggctcagtggaaaagagcccgggctttggagtcagaggtcatgggttcaaatccccaccaagtgtcagctgtgtgactttgggcaagtcacttcacttctctgggcctcagttacctcatctgtaaaatggggatgaaggctgtgagccccatctgggacaacctaatcaccttgtatccgccccagcgcttagaacagtgcttggcacatagtaagcgcttaataaatgccatcattattattattataatacaacggagttggcagactttttccctgcccacaaggatcatacagtcttcaaggggggacagacattaatcaatcaaacagtcaatcaatcgtatttatagagcacttactgtgtgcagagcactgtactaagcgcttgggaagtacaagctggcaacatatagagactgtccctacccaacagtgggctcacagtctagaaatagacttaatagaagtaaataaactacagataaggacatcagcgctgtggggctgagtgtggggtggataaataataataatgacattcattaagcgcttactatgtgccatgcacagttctcagcgctgaggtagatcacgtggagttcacagtcttaatccccattttacagatgagggaactgaggcccagagcagtgaagtgacttgcccaaaggcacccagctgacaagtgagggagccgagattagaacccacaacctctgactcccaagcccgggctgtttccgctgagccacgctgcttctctaaaggataaaggatgcaaatccaagtgcaaagaggaagcaaaatatatatatatatatatatatatatacattatattattatatatatataatatcaatatatatatttagttaatattaatggcatttattaagcgcttactatgtgcagagcactgttctaagcgctgggggggatacaaggtgatcaagttgtcccacggggggctcaaagtcttaatccccattttacagatgagggaactgaggcccagagaagtgatgaggcccagagaataaataggaacaagtaaaatagatagggtaataaatatgtacaaacatatatacagatatatatatcgatgcacatcattaataagtaggatagtaaataataaataataataataatgactctccccagcttgtcgtacagtgctctgcacccagtaagcgctcaataagtactatcgattgtgggcaggaaacaggtgcACAACTTGGTCGTCTCGCACTGTCCGAAGCACTCAAGTGTAGTGCTCCGcgtgcagtgagcgctcagttcactcgttcgattgtatttatcgagcgcttcctgtgtgcagagcactgtactaagcgcttgggaagtacaagttggcagcatctagagacgctcaatgaataccatcgattgatcgaatcccctagactctaagcccctcgtgggcaggaaagccGTCTACCGGTTCcgtcgtattgcactctcccagaaggaagcagcggggctcagtggaaagagtcagaggtgaggggttcaaatcccgcctccgccaattgtcggctgtgtgactttgggcaagtcacgcttctctgcgcctcggttccctcgtctgtaataataatgataatgatggcatttgttaagcgcttactacgtgcaaagcactgttctaagcgcttgggtggttacaaggtgatcaggttgtcccacggggggctcacagtcttcacccccattttacagatgaggtcactgaggctcagagaagtgaagtgacttgcccaaagtcacgcagctgacaagtggcggggcagggatttgaactcatgacctgactcagactcatgtctgtaaaatggggatgaagactgcgagccccccgtgggacaagctgatcgccttgtaacctcctcagcgctcaggacggtgttttgcatgtagtgagcgctttataaatgccatcgttattattattattgcggttcTCTGCCCCAAGGAAGGGCTCGTTAGACTCCACAGGTGGATCGATGGGTGAAGGAGATTCAGGCCATCAGAACGCATCAACCGAGGGCTTCCCGGAGGCGGCGTACCTTCCCAGCGCTCTCCTCAGGGCCCTGGCCACGTCTTTGTTGCGGAGGCTGTAGATCAAAGGGTTGAGCATGGGGGTGAGGATGGTATAGAAGGCGGAGAACAGCTTGTCCAGGGCCGGCGTGTGGTAGGAATGGGGCAGCATGTACGTGTACATGGCAGCCCCGTAGAAGAGCGTGACCACCGTCACGTGCGAGGAGCAGGTGGCCAGGGCCTTCCTCCCGCCTTCCGCCGAGCCGAGGCGGTACACGGCGAAGAGGATGCGGGAGTAGGAGGCGAGGACcacggagaaggggaccaggagcatggtcacgcagcagaaatacATGGCCGTCTCGTAGAGCGTCGTGTCGGCGCACGCCAGCCTCAGCACGGCCGGGGCCTCGCAGAAGAAATGGTCGATCCTCCGGGAGCCGCAGAAAGAGTGGCTCATGGTGATGGGGGTCAGCAGGCAGCTGTCCACGCCGCCGGCCAGCCAGGAGACGGCCACGATGGCGAGGCAGGCCTTCCGGGTCACCAGGGCCGGGTACCTCAGGGGGTGGCAcacggccacgtagcggtcgtaggccatGAGGCCCAGGAGGTAAAACTCGGCCCCCGCCAGGGTCAGGTAAGCGAAGTGCTGAGCCGCGCAGCCGGGGAGGGAGATGGTGGCCCGCCCGGGCGGGAAGTCCGCCAGCATCTTGGGCACGGTGGTGGAGATGTACAGGACGTCGATGAGGGAGAGGTGGCCCAGCAGGAAGTACATGGGCGTCCGGAGCCGGGGGTCGGCCCAGACGAGGGAGATCAGGACGGAGTTGGACGCCACGGCCGTGAGGAAGACGCcgcagaggagggagaacacgagGCCCGACGACTCGCCCGGGCCGAAAAGTCCCAGGAGGATGAAGTCGGTGGAAGACGTCGCGTTTCCTCCCTCCATCGCGCCCGCTCTCCCGAGCGGGGGAGTCCAAGACGTTGCGGACGGAATGGACGCTGGAAATCGGACGGAAACGAGTCGGTCAGTGGagcgtatccccccagcgcttagaacagcacacagtaagcgcttaacaaatgccgtcattattattatttactgagggagcaccgtactgagcgcttgggagagtacgatatgacgcTAACCagaaacgttccccgcccataaggagcctgtggtatagaggggaagacggacgttaacagaaataaataaatgacggctaAGGACGTTACGATACGACggcaaacagaaacattccccgcccataacgagcctgtgggatagaggggaagacggacgttagcagaaataaataaatgacggctgaggacgtaagtgctgcggggatgggaggggaggggaataaagggagcgagtcagggcgatgcagaagggagtgagagaagaggaaaggagggcgcagtcagggaaggcctcctggaggagaagggcctttaGTAAGTGCCttcgaaagtggggagagtcatcgcctgtcagatgtgaggaggacagaagtcaatggtgaggtagaggagatggaggtacagagagaaggttggcgttagagaagcCAAGCGTGCGGGCCGGACtgtgtaggagagcagtgaggtgagatatgAGAGAAGATTAAGGGTTTTAAACCCACTGTCGAGGAGTTTCCATtcgataataataaggatggtatttgttaagcacctactttgttccaagcactgttaattaattaatcttggtatttgtgaagcgctgactatgttccaagcactgttctcagcgctggggtagacacaaggtcaccaggttgtcccccttggggctcgcaagcgtttgatgtggaagtgggtggGGAAGCGTTGGAGTTTCTCGCGGAGCGGAGAAACGGGGCCTGAATTTTTGGGGGAGACACCTGCCCGAGTTGCAGCGTgacttgtggaaagagtatggggcttGGGGAAGtcagagggttctaattccggctctgccgattatttgctctgtgaccccgggcaagtcacttcacttgctggGCCTCGGGAatatcatctccaaaatgggcatccagtgcccgttctccctctttcttagactgtgagcctcatgtggggtagtcggtcaatcaagcaatcagcggtatttatcaagcgcttattagcccactgttgggtagggattgtctctatatgttgccaatttgtacttcccaagtgcttagtacagtgttctgcacatagtaagcgctcaataaatacgattgatgatgatgtgcagagcactttactaagcgctttgggagagcacaatataactgaGTCGGCAGACACTTTCGCTGCCTGTAACgagttagagggggaggcagccttcagtgtaaataaataatttataatatataatttcaagaatgtacataagtgctctggggctggggcggatatcaaatgtccaaaggtcacagattcatgtGCAGGGACtagctctgaagcagcgtggctcagtgggaatcaatcaatcaatcaatcaatcatatttattgagcgcttactatgtgcagagcactgtactaagcgcttgggaagtacaaattggcaacacatagagacggtccctacccaacagtgggctcacagtctaaaagggggagacagagaacagaaccaaacataccaacaaaataaaataaataggatagaaatgtacaagtaaaataaataaatagagtaataaatatgtacaaccatatatacatatatacaggtgctgtggggaagggaaggaggtaagacggggggatggaggggggacgagggggaaagagcccaggctttggaatcagagttcacgggttcgaatcccgactctgccacatctgctgtgtgaccgtgggcaagtcacttaacttctctgagcctcagttacctcatccgtaaaatggggattaagactgtgagcccccgtgggacaacctgataaccttataacctccccagcgcttagaacagtgctttgcacgtagtaagcacttaataaatgccattattattattattattattattattattattattattattattattattgtatttaccccagtgcttagaacagtacttgacacatagtaagcacttaacagatgccattaaaataaaaaaaaaatcctggcagtgccatccacctgtgtCGCCATAGGTCACTTCaccactccgtgcctcagtttcctcatctgtataacggggagtcaatatctgttctccctcctacttacactgtgtgccccatgaggaacagagactgAGTCTGCCTTGATTTATTTTTACTccggtctcacgtggggcttctaatctaagtaggagggagaatagacatttCAGCCCCATCTATGGTGGAAATTCCATCAGTTATCAGGCcgcagggttttttttaatgttttattttttgagatacttttttaaaataaaatcgtatttgttaagagcttataatgggtcaggcactgtactaaacactggggcagatacaaagttacAAGATACAGAGATACAAGATACAAAGGTagttacacagagaagcagcgtggctcggtggaaagagcccgggcttgggaatcagaggtcgtgggttctaatcccggctccgccacttgtcagctgtgtgactttgggcaagtcacttggcttctctgggcatcagttctctcatctggaaaatggggatgaagactgtgagccccacaagggataaccttgattaccttgtatcccttcccagcgcttagaacagtgcctgtagtgagagcttaacaaataccaacattattattattattattaaagttgtggcagcatgccttagtggcagAACACAggcaaaggagtcagaaggatctgggttctaatcccggctcagcctcttgttttctgggtgaccttgggcaagtcatgtcacttcttggtgcctccactccctcatgtgtaaaatggagattaagactgtgagctccatgcgggacagagactgtatctgatctgatttgtttatatccaccccagtgttcattataatgtcccacatggatggggctcacagtcttaatcccccgtttGCACACAAggttagtgaggcacagagaaatgagtgattttctcaaggtcacacagcagacaagtggcagagccaagattagaacccaggtcctccaacttccagccccaggctccttccactgagtcgtgCTGCTCCCCAGATGGATCGGTTAAGAGACAGGCGGGCCATGAAGGAAAGCAAATGGGGAAGAAGGAATTGATGGTGATTAGAAGAGGAAGGATAGGGTTGAAGCAGCTGGaacagaggggaaaaggaggtagagaagaggagatccagggagggaaggatggaggttgAAAGAGACAGGGATGTGGTGGGAGGAAATATGAGAGGATGAAGTTGAGCGGGCAAGGGAGAACAAagcggagggagagaagcagatggAAGATAAATAAAAAGGTGtgcaggcccgttgttgggtagggactgtctatatattgccgaattttgtactttccaagcacttggtaaagtgctctgcacacagtaagcgctcaataaatccgattgattgaatgaatgaaagagaattgAGGGTGAGAGGAGAAAGAGCAACAGAAATCAGGAGCAGAGAAATCAGACTCCGGGACGAAAATAGAAGCGAGAGTAGGCAAGGgataggagaaaggggaaagatggggaggggtggggggagagggagaggaagggggcaataagaagaagaagaagaagccagagagaaagaaaatgacttGAGGACTTAGAAGACGGAGATGTAAAGGATATagaatgccttaaaaaaaaaagtcagagtcCATTTCACAGCATTTGGATAATTGTCGGAGGAAAGATACTGT from Tachyglossus aculeatus isolate mTacAcu1 unplaced genomic scaffold, mTacAcu1.pri scaffold_101_arrow_ctg1, whole genome shotgun sequence encodes:
- the LOC119922247 gene encoding olfactory receptor 2T1-like — its product is MEGGNATSSTDFILLGLFGPGESSGLVFSLLCGVFLTAVASNSVLISLVWADPRLRTPMYFLLGHLSLIDVLYISTTVPKMLADFPPGRATISLPGCAAQHFAYLTLAGAEFYLLGLMAYDRYVAVCHPLRYPALVTRKACLAIVAVSWLAGGVDSCLLTPITMSHSFCGSRRIDHFFCEAPAVLRLACADTTLYETAMYFCCVTMLLVPFSVVLASYSRILFAVYRLGSAEGGRKALATCSSHVTVVTLFYGAAMYTYMLPHSYHTPALDKLFSAFYTILTPMLNPLIYSLRNKDVARALRRALGRYAASGKPSVDAF